A single region of the Vagococcus teuberi genome encodes:
- a CDS encoding DUF1700 domain-containing protein, translating into MNKEHFLIELKLYLNQLSKEERQAILDAYIQIFDEKSALGLSEYEITQALPSPKNIAQNILEKLGLTFDTQSDYEDDWIEITHDTTYQDEAYNKYIPHNSRMNRLFEMLGITLLNIIFMIWVILLIAIILMSGWLVIGIFLASPLFSLFILGTAISTYAWFQFFVSLILLGIGLLGFIIIRPITKGAFKLFMIYHQWCWSVLKGGSTK; encoded by the coding sequence ATGAATAAAGAACATTTTTTAATTGAATTAAAACTTTATTTAAACCAATTATCTAAAGAAGAACGACAAGCTATTCTTGATGCTTATATTCAGATTTTTGATGAAAAATCTGCCCTAGGCTTATCTGAATATGAGATTACTCAAGCTCTTCCTTCCCCCAAAAACATTGCCCAAAATATTTTGGAAAAACTCGGATTAACTTTTGACACTCAGTCTGATTACGAAGATGACTGGATTGAAATAACTCATGACACTACTTATCAGGATGAAGCGTACAATAAATATATCCCTCACAATTCAAGAATGAATCGACTATTCGAAATGTTAGGAATAACACTACTAAATATTATTTTTATGATATGGGTCATCTTACTTATTGCTATTATCCTAATGAGTGGATGGTTGGTTATCGGTATATTTCTTGCTAGTCCCTTATTTAGCCTTTTTATATTAGGAACGGCCATTTCAACATATGCCTGGTTCCAATTCTTTGTTAGTTTAATACTACTTGGTATTGGTTTACTAGGATTCATTATCATAAGACCTATTACTAAAGGGGCTTTCAAATTATTTATGATTTATCATCAATGGTGTTGGTCTGTTTTAAAAGGAGGTTCTACTAAATGA